TGTTAGTTCTCGCTCTTCTTCAAAAATTTTAACATAAGGAGTGTTAAACCTCGCTGTAACATTCCAATCTATGTTGCGCAAATCATCGCCATACCGATATTCTCGCACCTCGCTGAAAGTCATACCTCGTCCTTTGAAAGCACTATGATATTGCCCAGCTAGTGTTTCATCTGTTAAACGGCGTGTTTTTATCTCAATTCGTTTAACCTTTTTTGCTAATTCTAAATCTGGATTTGACATTATGGAACTTGAACTGCATTTAAGATTTCAGTAATAATATGGTCTGTTGAAATGTTTTCAGCTTCGGCTTCATAACTAAGTCCTATTCTATGACGCATCACATCAGGAGCAATAGCCCTAATGTCTTCTGGCAATACATAGCCACGATGATTAAGCAATGCGTAAGCCTTTGAAGCTAAAGCCATGTTTATTCCGGCTCTTGGCGAAGCTCCGTAATTAATCATTTCTTTGAATTTCACCAATCCAAATCTTTGTGGAAATCTACTTGCAAAGACTATATCTGTAATGTAATTTTCAATTTTTTCGTCAAGATAAATATCGGTTACAAGTTTTCGAGCGTTCATAATTTGCTCAATTGTAGCCACTTTGTTTGGCAATGGATAAGTTGGAGCTAAATTCTGACGAATTATAAGTTTTTCTTCCTCTTTTTCAGGATAAGTAACTAAAACTTTCATCATAAATCGGTCAACTTGCGCTTCAGGCAAAGCATACGTACCTTCCTGCTCTATTGGATTTTGAGTAGCCATAACCAAAAACGGCTCGTCAAGTTTATAAGTTGTTTCTCCAATTGTAACTTGACGCTCTTGCATTGCTTCCAACAAAGCACTTTGCACTTTTGCTGGGGAACGATTTATCTCATCAGCAAGGATAAAATTTGAAAATATCGGACCTTTTTTCACATTAAACTGCTCTGATTTAGGGCTGTAAATCATCGTTCCGATAAGGTCGGCAGGCAATAAATCTGGTGTAAACTGAATTCTGCTAAACTTCGCATCTATAGTAGAAGCTAAAGATTTTATAGCCAAAGTTTTAGCAAGTCCGGGCACGCCTTCAAGCAGCAAATGTCCATTTGCAAATAGAGCAATTAGCAGCCTGTCCACCATGTTTTTTTGTCCAACGATGCTTTTGCCAAGTTCTAAGCGAATTAAGTCAATAAATGCGCTTTCTCGTTGAACACGGTCGTTAAGTTCATGAATATCAATACTTGTTGTCATCTTTTTATGTAAATTGTATTAAACAAAATTATACTAGTACTTCTAGTAACTACATTTTATTTTTTTTATTGTGTAGTTTTACGTTATTTTTTTCAATAATGCAATATTTTCCACATGATGAGTATGCGGAAACATATCAAAAGGATGCGTTTCTAAAACTTTATATTTTTCTTTTAATAAAGCGATGTCTCTTGCTTGAGTTGCTGGATTGCAGCTAACATAAATTATTCTATCAGGCTCAATTTTCAGGATTTGCGCAACAACATCGGGGTGCATTCCCGAACGCGGCGGGTCTGTGATAATAACTTCCGGATGCCCATGCTGTGCAATAAAGCTATCGTTCAAGGTTTTGGCTAAATCTCCACAATAAAATTCCGCGTTATTAATATTATTTTGAGTTGCATTTTTTTTAGCATCATCAATTGCTTGAGGCACATTTTCAATTCCAATAACTTTTTTCGCATTCGGTGCCACAAAAAGAGCTATAGTTCCTGTTCCTGTGTATAAATCATAAACTATTTCAGAGCCATTCAGATTAGAAAGTTTCCTAACCATTCTATACATTTCTGTTGCTTGTGGCACATTTACTTGATAAAACGAAAGAGGTCCTACATTAAAACGCAAATGCTCCATTGTTTCCACAAAAAATTCATCTCCATAAAAAAGGTTGAAATCCAAATCATTCATGGAATCATTGGCTTTTTCATTAATAATGTAAATCCAAGATTTTACTAATGGCAGCTTCTCTTTTAGCTCAGACAAATAGGTATTTATTTTTTGTTTGTCATAAAATCCAAAAACAACTGTAACCATCCAATGAAAAGAAGAGCTATTCCTAATCATTAAATTTCGCAAAAAGCCATCGTGACTTTTTCTGTTATAAAAAGATAAATCTTGCAACAATGCGGTTTCAAGAGCTACTTTGCGTATTTCATTTTCATAATCATCTTGCAAATAGCAGCAATCTACTGAAAAAACTTTGTCAAATCTGCCCGGCAAATGAAATCCCAAGCCTCTTCTTTCCGTTGCTTTATTTAGCTCATCTTCCATTAGCCAGCGCTGGTCAGTAAAAGCAAATTCCAATTTATTTCTATAATGAAAAATATTTGGAGACGGAGTAATAGGGAAAGTTTTTTCAACTTCCACACCACCAATTCTCTCAATATTGTCAGCAACTTGCTTTTCTTTGATGCTCAACTGCGTTTGATAGTCCATGTGTTGCCAACGGCAGCCACCGCACAATGTAAAATGCGAGCATATTGGATTAACGCGACTTGGTCCTTTTTTGTGTATATTTCGAATAAATCCTTCTGAATAGTTTTTTTTACTCCTAACCAGCATCACATCTACAACATCTCCGGGCACAGCAAATGGGACAAAAATTATTTTCCCCTCATGTTTACCAATACAAACGCCTTCAGAAGCGGCTTCTGTTATTTCAAGATTTTCAATTATTTTTCCGTAAACTTTTGCAGATTTAGCCATATCTTTTACGCAAAGTTAGATTTTAAGAGTGCTTCTAGCTCTGATAAGTTTAAATTTTTATGTATTGTGCCATGGTCAACAACAGAAATGCTGCCAGATTGCTCTGAAACCACAATTGCCACAGCATCTGTAACTTCAGTTACACCAATTGCAGCTCTATGCCTCATTCCCATTTCTTCGGGAAGGTCAGTGCGATGAGAAACTGGCAAAATACAGCGGGCAGCAATTATTTGATTTTGGCTTATAACGATTGCTCCGTCATGTAATGGCGAATTTTTAAAAAATATTGATTTTATAAGGTCTCTATTTACTTCTGCCTTAAATCTGCTCCCAGTCTGCACAATTTCTTTCAATTCATTCTTTTTTGAAATTATAATCAAAGCACCAGTTTTGCTCATGCTCATATCAAGGCAAGCATATATAATTTCTTCTATATTCAGCGAATAAGGACTTGTATCATTAATTTTCCAAAATAAAAATCGCCTGCTTTTTTTCCCTGGCAAAATATTTCGTGACCCTAATAACAATAAAAATTTTCTAATTTCCTGCTGGAAAACGATAATTACAGCCAGCACTCCAACACTTATAAATGCTCCGAAAATCTGGCTCAAAAGATGCATGCCGCTTAATTCTACAAGCTTCCACAAAACATAAATAATCACAAGTCCAATACCTACATAAACAGCATTTGTGCCTCGAATAAGCAAGTAAAATTCGTACAAAAGATAACCTACAATTAGAATATCTAGTGCATCTATCCAACGGAAATTAAATAAAACATCTAAATACAAAAACACTCTTTTTTTTGCAAAAATACAAAAGTTAAAACAAAAAATAATAATTAATAAATCTGTAAATTCATATTTAACGAAAAAATATTGTGAAAAAAAAGAAGACCTGATTTTTTGGGTCTTCTTTTTTCTTGAGCTCAAGAGCTTTTATTTTACCGCTTCAATCACCTGTTCAGCTTCCTTTGCATTTTCCCTTTCAGCTCTATTTTTACATGTTTTGCACAATTCGCTCAAATCATTATCTTTTATGTTTGGATTGCTTTCCCAAGCATCTTTTACAGTTCCTTCTAAAATATCTCTATTTTTAATATGTTGGCAATCTTTAAAAATATGATATTTACTGCCACCTCTTGTCCAATAAACATGGTCAACTCCATGGTTTATTTGCTTTAAAGAGTCTGTTTGAGCTTGAATTTCTTTGCTGTATTTTTCAATTGAAGGCGGATTGAAATCAATGCCAACAATGGTGGCAGCGAGCAAAGCTACAACAGCAATAGCTCCTGTAATACCTTTTGTGCTTTTACTAGTATTTTTACTTGCAAAAATAAAAATCACTAAAGGTAAAAATGCAAGAACAGCTAAGATAGCTCCCAATTGATTTTGCACAAAAAATTTAAACTTGTTTTTTTCAGATGCTGGATCTAATCTATTTGCCTTTTTCCACAAAACCGAGCCGACAATTGAAAGTATTAAAATAACTACAATTGCAACTATCAGCCACACCATGGTTTCGTCTTTAATAAGTTTAAGGATGGCAAAAACTTCACCAGCAATGGCAATAAACCATGCTAATAATGCAAATAATCTAAATTGCTTTGCTTTTGCCTTGCTTTCGGCACTTGCTTTAAAAACTTTTGGTTCACTCATAATTAAGTATTTTTAATATTATTTCATACAAATATACAATTTTAATGCGAACAGCAAAATAATTTATCATTATTTATGAAAACAATTAAATGCCTAAATACATTCAAGCTAAGCACAGCTAATAATTGCAAGTTTGTATATAAATATTTTTACTTTCAATTTTTAAATTTAATTTTGTAAAAAAAATCTAATGAAAAATTTTGTTGAAGAGCTAAAATGGCGTGGCATGGTTCACGATATGATGCCAGGATTAGAAGATTACCTAAAAGAAGGAACAGGAATTGCTTATGTTGGCATTGACCCAACAGCCGATTCTTTGCATATAGGTCATTTGGTTTCAATAATGATGTTGAAACATTTTCAAATATGCGGTCATAAGCCTATTGTTTTAGTTGGAGGTGCCACAGGCATGATTGGAGACCCGTCCGGCAAAAGTGAAGAACGCAATTTATTAGACGAAGAAACATTAATTGCAAATCAAGAGGGAATAAAAAATCAATTAATGAAATTTCTTGATTTTGATAGCAAGCAAGAAAATTCCGCGCTATTGGTAAACAACTATTCATGGATGAAAGAATTTTCCTTCCTTTCATTTATCAGAGATGTTGGCAAGCATATTACTGTAAATTACATGATGGCAAAAGATAGCGTTAAAAAAAGACTTAGCGGCGAAGTTGGCGAAGGAATGTCGTTTACAGAATTTTCATATCAATTAGTTCAAGGCTACGATTTTTTATTTTTATATCAAAACTACAATTGCCGACTACAAATGGGCGGCAGCGACCAATGGGGAAATATTACAACTGGCACAGAACTCATCAGGAGAAAAACCGGAGGAAGTGCTTATGCCCTAACCTGCCCATTAATAACAAAAGCTGACGGCGGAAAATTTGGAAAAACTGAAAAAGGAAATATTTGGCTTGACCCACAAAAAACTTCGCCTTATATTTTTTACCAATTTTGGCTCAATACCTCCGATGCTGATGCTGAAAAATATATAAAAATCTTTACCTTGCTCGACAGAAAAGAAGTTGAAGATTTAGTTTCAGAACACGCAAAAGCTCCTCATTTAAGGCTGCTGCAAAAAAGATTGGCAAAAGAACTCACAATTTTTATTCATTCAGAAGAAGACTACGAAATTGCTACCGAAGCCAGCGAAATTCTTTTTGGCAAAGGAACTACTGAAACTCTTGCAAAACTTCCTGAAAATGTTTTCTTATCTGTATTTGACGGCGTTCCGATGGTAGATGTAGAAGCAAATAAACTAAAAGCAGGCATTCCTGTTCTTGAGTTCTTAGCTGATGTTACTAACGCTTTTGCATCTCGTGGAGAAGCTCGCAGAATGGTTAAGGACAACGGCGTTTCAATAAACAAAGAAAAAATAAGCGATGATGTAACTATCGACAGCTCTTATCTTATAAATAATAAATACATCCTTGTGCAAAAAGGGAAAAAGAATTTCTACTTGGTGAAAACTATTTGATTAGTGCTTAGTGTTGAGTGTTTAGTGTTTAGTTGCGGCATGGTCGGCGATTTGTAACCACCTGATTATCAACGACTTATATCCCAAGCCCTAAACCCCGAAAGCATATTTGCGTTATAATTACTCTGAAAACTCATACACTTTTCTTGTAAAAACAAAATTTAATTACTCATCTGTTTGTTGA
This genomic stretch from Bacteroidales bacterium harbors:
- a CDS encoding MoxR family ATPase, which translates into the protein MTTSIDIHELNDRVQRESAFIDLIRLELGKSIVGQKNMVDRLLIALFANGHLLLEGVPGLAKTLAIKSLASTIDAKFSRIQFTPDLLPADLIGTMIYSPKSEQFNVKKGPIFSNFILADEINRSPAKVQSALLEAMQERQVTIGETTYKLDEPFLVMATQNPIEQEGTYALPEAQVDRFMMKVLVTYPEKEEEKLIIRQNLAPTYPLPNKVATIEQIMNARKLVTDIYLDEKIENYITDIVFASRFPQRFGLVKFKEMINYGASPRAGINMALASKAYALLNHRGYVLPEDIRAIAPDVMRHRIGLSYEAEAENISTDHIITEILNAVQVP
- a CDS encoding TIGR00159 family protein — encoded protein: MFLYLDVLFNFRWIDALDILIVGYLLYEFYLLIRGTNAVYVGIGLVIIYVLWKLVELSGMHLLSQIFGAFISVGVLAVIIVFQQEIRKFLLLLGSRNILPGKKSRRFLFWKINDTSPYSLNIEEIIYACLDMSMSKTGALIIISKKNELKEIVQTGSRFKAEVNRDLIKSIFFKNSPLHDGAIVISQNQIIAARCILPVSHRTDLPEEMGMRHRAAIGVTEVTDAVAIVVSEQSGSISVVDHGTIHKNLNLSELEALLKSNFA
- a CDS encoding tyrosine--tRNA ligase, translated to MKNFVEELKWRGMVHDMMPGLEDYLKEGTGIAYVGIDPTADSLHIGHLVSIMMLKHFQICGHKPIVLVGGATGMIGDPSGKSEERNLLDEETLIANQEGIKNQLMKFLDFDSKQENSALLVNNYSWMKEFSFLSFIRDVGKHITVNYMMAKDSVKKRLSGEVGEGMSFTEFSYQLVQGYDFLFLYQNYNCRLQMGGSDQWGNITTGTELIRRKTGGSAYALTCPLITKADGGKFGKTEKGNIWLDPQKTSPYIFYQFWLNTSDADAEKYIKIFTLLDRKEVEDLVSEHAKAPHLRLLQKRLAKELTIFIHSEEDYEIATEASEILFGKGTTETLAKLPENVFLSVFDGVPMVDVEANKLKAGIPVLEFLADVTNAFASRGEARRMVKDNGVSINKEKISDDVTIDSSYLINNKYILVQKGKKNFYLVKTI
- the rlmD gene encoding 23S rRNA (uracil(1939)-C(5))-methyltransferase RlmD yields the protein MAKSAKVYGKIIENLEITEAASEGVCIGKHEGKIIFVPFAVPGDVVDVMLVRSKKNYSEGFIRNIHKKGPSRVNPICSHFTLCGGCRWQHMDYQTQLSIKEKQVADNIERIGGVEVEKTFPITPSPNIFHYRNKLEFAFTDQRWLMEDELNKATERRGLGFHLPGRFDKVFSVDCCYLQDDYENEIRKVALETALLQDLSFYNRKSHDGFLRNLMIRNSSSFHWMVTVVFGFYDKQKINTYLSELKEKLPLVKSWIYIINEKANDSMNDLDFNLFYGDEFFVETMEHLRFNVGPLSFYQVNVPQATEMYRMVRKLSNLNGSEIVYDLYTGTGTIALFVAPNAKKVIGIENVPQAIDDAKKNATQNNINNAEFYCGDLAKTLNDSFIAQHGHPEVIITDPPRSGMHPDVVAQILKIEPDRIIYVSCNPATQARDIALLKEKYKVLETHPFDMFPHTHHVENIALLKKIT